Genomic window (Alnus glutinosa chromosome 9, dhAlnGlut1.1, whole genome shotgun sequence):
GACACTCATCCAGGACATCACAGAAGAAAGCACAAAGGATAAGATACAAAGCATGTTgctttagattaaaaaaaagaaaagaaaaaaaaaatagaagacaaAATAATAGTAAGGTTGTAGCCTAAAAAAACATCTTCATAACCCCATCAACTTGCATGGAAATTTAACAACTTATTGTATGCAAAAAACACACATGACAATTCATTACACCAAGACTCTGTAGCTTCCTAAATTCTAACAAATGGATAGCTAGATAATTCTTTTAGTGGTAAAACCCAGTCCTTTCAAAGCCTGCAAGTACTCCATGTTAGTCTGCTATTGCAAGGAGTGTATACTAACTCATATTTCCGATCAGAGATATACTAAGAGTCTAATAGGTGAACCAGCATGGTGCTCAACTGCTCTCACACAACCAAATGAGTTACTTCAACTTCCATGCAGTTAGGAATTTCTACCGGGAAAGAGGAATCTGCAGGAGGTCAAGAAAGGCAGTCCACTGGCTGAAGACAATGCTCTTAGAGCCTGACATGCGAAGATTTTCAAGTTCATGCAAGAGAACAACAACTTTGGATGACTCCACCCAATTTTTCTCAACATCAATCTGGAAGCGACTCTCAGTTGGGGCAGTAATAAGATCTTGCCTACTGATGTTTTTCCTGTAAAaggaataatattttgaaattgtattGCTGGTAATTTCATAACAAAAGcttcaaagagaagaaaaaccaCATCATtactagaaaaaataaaataaaagaaatccaaaatcAAATCATTGTGACAACAACTTGAAGTTACCTACAAACAGGACATGAACCAGAGGTAGGATTTCGCCAGCTTGCCAATAAGCATTCCCGGCTTAAGCGGAGAGCACAAGGTGTCAATACTGCATCTTCGAATGCTTCAAGACATATCGGACACTCTCCTTTTTCCCCTTTATGCAGGTCTTCCGTGACCTCTTGAATATAAGCTCATGAAGGCTCATCTTTAGCTTCCCCTTCTTGGGTTTGTGGCTGCCCTTGAGGAAACGTTTAGCTAGCTTATTCAAATCAGAAAATTCTTGTGTATCACCTCGACTGAAAAAATCAAGCCGCACATAAGAAATCCTACTTATTGGGAAATTCTTTAAATAAAGGTATATAAACCTATATACAATTATAATCTACAGTACAATAGTTAACAATCAGAATGAACTTATACTTCTACATGTATTGGTCTCAGCTCTTGTATTTTTGGTCAAGCCCCTCTGTCTCTAAATTATAGTCCCACTTCATAATGCACAAGTTTTAAGGAAACTAGTAATAAATGAGTTCTACCTAAAtattttggcttctttttttttttttagaagtattGTACTGTATTTCAAAAAGCACATaggggcacaaccctagtacacaaaaagtatacaaaagaacgcctaaatagaaaaagaaaaaagtacaagaaaatcattaaaactaatcactaaattATACTGATCCATTAGCAGGGGGAGGGAAGGAAGGTAACTAACATACCTCATCACAAGAAATGGATGATCACAACATTGGCGAAGACGTAAAAGTAACTCCAATATGGAAGCATAATTATGAAGAACCCGCCCTTGCTCAACAAATTGATCAAATTTCACCTGAAGAGATTTCAGCATCTACATATTACTCTTAGATTTTTCCCCTCTCGGCCATTGACATTTATTCAAAACACATCATCGAAGATAACCTTAAATCACTAACAAAGCATATAAGCAATGAAACAAAAATGTGCAAGTCCAAGTACACAAGTTCTACTCTTGAGAGCAGCCAACCATGCAAAAATACTGAAGAATAGAACCATAGTCAAGCCAGCCCCCCCAAGATCCCACTTAAGTGGGACATCGATCAGTAATGACCCTTTATAAGCAGTACCACGAATGAAAAATACCTTGGATCTTTTAAACAAGGCCTCATAGAAGTCTTTTTCACTTTCTGTGAGTTCACAATAGATAACCTGAATATCAGCTGGAGGAAGAACGAGAATTGGCCTGCAAACAAACAAGAATTTTAGAGCAACACATCCAAAAAGTGGATATACAATTATATTACTCACCTGCCTTCTCGATCAGTGCTAAATTTTGTTCTCCTTAACATGATCCACTTTAAAATGGACTGAACCAACTTTAACCCTCTCTCATCACCCTCCTCAAATGGTTTTCGAATGAGTTTGTTCCACCTAGAATACAGAAGATCAAACAAATCACACAATGGTTATTCTACATCAACTCACTAAGAAAAGACAACAGGAAATTACAAAGAGTAGCTGCTTAAACATATAATACACACACACTATAATATCCCTGGAACAAgcacttataaaataaaataaaattaaaaaaaaattaattaattatttttttttaaaaaaaaaaaaacccaggaaCATATTTCTGTATATGACTAGAAGTATCATAAACTATAAAACCAGCAAAAGGTGCAATTGTTAAGCAGAACTCAACGGAGGCCTCCTTTAATGTTTGCAAATTTTTCATTACAAAGCTTAGTTTCTATTTTATATCTCACaatcatgaagaaaaaaaaaagcacattaTAATAGTTTGGTATAGCCAAATATTGCCTTTGCATAAAAATAGTATTTGaacaaaaataaggaaaaaaaaaaaaatcataggcATAATGGAACCACTTAAACTGAATATAGAACCTCAGGCACTGGTGCCTAAATCTCTAAACCGAAAATTCATCCCACATGGAGGCTTGGAACAGAAattatacaaaattaaaaacggGTATAACCAATTTTGGGAACCCTAAGATCACATATGTTCATTCAACACTAAAAATGGAGGTAAAACTTACCATGCCCAAGTTCCCCATGGTTCCACCTTCAAAAACCTAAGAAGACTGTAAATGTCCTCCAGATTGTTCTGTGATGGAAAAAGTTAAATGTCAGAAAGCAAAACACAAAGTAAAACACCACCTCACAATAACAAAAGTTTACTATCTGCAAGATAAAAGCATCCAGCCAGCATAGGTATAGCTTCAAAAGACATGGAAATTAATGTCCTCCAGAAAACAAATAATGGACTCACCAACAGGCTTTATATATAATGTCCTCTAGATTACttattatatattaaagaaGATTTTACTAAGtggtaactaaaataaaaggcttAACAAAGTTAATAAACGTCCGTGGCATACCTTCAGCAAATAAATTGCTTGCGCATGCAAGAGAAATATAAAATAGCATGACATCAGAAGTGAAAAATTTAGCAGTTAACATATAAATATGCAATAGGCCTCAAAtatctaatacaaaattaagaagaaattcATTACTTTATCTAACATGGATATTATTCCGTTAGAGTGAGACAGGGTGATGATAGTTCATGTTATGAGTTCTTATGATTTATGTTCCCTTGATATGATGTTTTATGGTTACGAAGGTatgtttatgatatatatatatatatatagttttgcgAAAGACAAGTTTACGAACGATAGTTTCATGAAAAGGACATTTAcgacaaatgataattttacaaAGTTGTGTTTATGAAAGTTATGTTTATGAAAAGTGCGATTACAAAAGTGTGATTTACACCGAAGTGTCTTTTAGTGTTTAAGTAAAACGATAACcatgtttataaaaaaaaaaaaataacaaaacattgTCTTCATGTTTTAATGCCGACTCATTTCATATGCATCTTACGAATTGATGTTTGCTTACTGAGTCGAGAATTCACTTTCCacctataaaataatattttacagAAGATGCTGACTTAGGGACAAGCAGCCAGAGTAAAGCGTAGAAGCACTTCGTAAGGGCATTTTGTGGTGTGCAAATTTTTTGTCTGACTAAATATTGCAACTTGAACTAGTCTACCAGTATAGTCGGagggtgtgtatatatatatattgggttgTGTATGCATTTGACTTGTAATTATGGTTAAGACTTGGTGTGTAATTTAAGTTGTAAACATGTGACTTTAAGATATgtaattatatttatgtcttaGTGCTATGGTGATGTCATGTAGAGGGAcagttcaaaaaaatattattgcaAATTccgttgcattttttttttttacaacgaGGAACCCCTTCAAAGCAAGACTACTTCATGTACCCACCCGCATCGGATAAACCTCGGACCCATGCAAAGTACTCCCTCCACACGGATCGGATAATACTCCGACTTCGCTGGTAGGCTGGCACcaaggaattgtttgcacccaaggtGATTCGAATCTTAGACCTATAGTAGGGCCCTAAGGTTAATATACATTGCATAATAATTAGGGGacgttagagagagagaggacaccCAACAAAAAGTAACATTCATTCACAACAAAGATGAAGAGCCCTTTTCAGTTTATGATAATTTCCATAAAACAATTGACCTGGATAGGGGTGCAaccttttaaaatttgaagggaACATTACAATTTCGGTGTAAATGTAATTTTCCCCAACAGTTTTTGCTGAAATATAAACATTTTTACATCTAAAATTAACTGTTAAgttattttttagtaaaaagtcaaatttaaacATCATATTTGTAATTCTCATGAAGATAAGATATGGTAGGATTGACAGTTCCCACctaaaatagaaatagaaatgaaaattgaaattttcatagGAATCTTAATTCTCATAGGAATTTCGTCAAACGAATagccaaattttcaaaattttctaaaaaattgagTGGGGTAATTGCCCCCATTGGAGATCTTTAAGCCAGGAAGTAATAGGATCTGCTTTGATATGAACAACAAAAATTAGTAAATCCCAGATATAGTAACTCATTGGAAAATATAGTTGTGCATCTTCATCTGCCACTAATGCAAAGTAAGTAAGCTGCTTTCAATTTCTCCAGTCAGCCTCTGTAAACCACTAATCTAAGACCCTAACAGATCAAACAAATTGTCATCGTCATGTGATGCTTGTGTGTGCGTGTTAACACTGGTCCACACGCACACGCACAAGCCCCCCGTGCGCACAGATAGAAAGAGAGACCTTAGTATCTAAGGGAGACTGGCGTTGATGTCAGGGAATGGTCTTTTGACTGGTATTTGATGCAATGGACGTGGAGGAGGTGGGTCCATGTTTTGATTCAAATCAAAGAAACCAACTGCTCCTCCACGGACTGGTTCCGAGAATGTAGATGTCGGTGTAGCGCCACTATCATCACCATCAGTCATTTTAGAAATATGACTGGGAGCTCTTACCAAATCCGAAGCACTAGGAATACTGGCAGCCGCGGTGGACTTAGCTGAGTGCCTCCTTTTGAGTTCCTTACTGATGTATTGCTTAAAACTAGCAACAACGAGCTGATAAATCAAGAGAACCCAAAATAAGTCTGacagtaattatttttttgataggtaagcaaataaatatattaaaaaagcgtaaagtgcccctaagcatacaagaagtatacaaaagaaaccaaatacgagcaagcaaaaaaaaacaaaagagaaaacccaCAAATGGCCGAGAAACCAAGACCTAAAGCCCAATCGTTAAACCCGCCAAAAACACTCTAGACTACATTACATCAATAGTCCTTTTGCCTTTACCCCGACTAGAACGAACACCCCTAACGTTAAATTTAATCGAACATTCTAAGTTCTTAACCTCTCTACTTCTTTTAGTCTTAAGAACAGAAGCAAGATCCTCTTGGCACTATAAGGGCTTGAAATTACCACAAGCACCATTTTTATCTTGGTAAAAACTTTTAGTTCCAActgtaaaaatgaaataaattgtTGGAATCTATTTTGGTGGTAACTCAATAAGGGATTTTGATCTTTCATTTGACTCTAATAAAGTGAACCTAACTGATCCACTTTTGTAGCCTTTTGGTCACTTAAAAGAATCACTTGAAGGAATGACTAATAGTGAACCATTAAGATCAGTATACGTAATTAAAAGTGGAAACATTAATATTCAGTAATTCCAAtcttaaaaatattagaaaagcAAGGCATTACTTCAATGGGTCCGCCCGCAATCAGTGCACTTGCGACACCACCACCACAAACCTGGCCATTAGGTCTAGACATTAAGATACTTAAACTGCCATTTCTCCCATGTACACCGCCCGTTTCAGAAAATGTATATGATCCAGACAAGCTCAAAATCTCAAAGGGACCCTGCaagaaagaacaaacaaaaaccTTTAAATTTCTAATGTCTTATATATGAATTGGAACCTGCAAATTCATTTTCCGCATGGCACCAAAGTGGGACCTAAAGgattcaaatattcaaaaatgatAGTTGTTAAACATATGAAATATCAATTCCCTTTTCcagatttttagtttttcaatcaTAACATGCATCCTTCAAAGCCGTACCTGTTGGAGCATTTTCACCAACACAAAGGACCTTTTCATCCAGATGGTAACAGTGACACAATATTATTACAACTAAAATGATTGAAGGTAACAGCAGCACTAATGTGATAAACCCATAAGTTGAAACTTCATTGGACTAGGGAGTCTTGATAATTTATAGTAACCATGTTCTTGACAAATGTAGACGGCAACTGACAAACAATAAACTCAGACAACATGTACAAAAGACTTGACAAAGACATACCAATATCACAGTTCTCTCACAGCATGTTGGTAAAATGTCTAACCTGAAATATCAGATAGCAGAATGCAGTAATCATGTTGTCGACTGTATActtgttccttttctttttttccttgggCGGGGGGTTGAATGAATTGTGCTAACTGTATTCAAAATATTGTTCGTAACAAATTCTATTTAACAATCTTTTTGTCCTGATGGTATCCCACTTTACCAATCATGGCTTTTATCAGGAACATGTCCCACAGAGACTGGTTTACCCAAAGATGCAGGTGGTATCATCTCGGAAGTACTCTTCcaaaagaaagggagagagaaataACTACATacaaaatgtgtgtgtgtgtgtgggtgtatatatatatatatatagagagagagagagagagagagagagagagggagagatgtaTGTATCTGCATGTGTGCTGGTTGTGTGCATATTTATAAACGTACACGTGTACAAACTCCTTAACTGCTATTTAAAAGCTTATAAAATTCTGCAAAAGTTAATTTCAGGGTCTTATAGACAAAACATtatcttgttctttttctttttccttttctttccttctttaaGAAAGAAGGGGTAGAGTGAGGGCAGACTTTACCATTTCTATCCAACATCACCAACAAATTACCGACATGAGAAATAGACTACGATATAGGATATTGTCTATAAAACTAGTAAAACGAAAAAAGGTAAGACATCTTTATGAAATGCATGAATTCCAAAATAACTAGCCATCCAACAAGtccaggaaaaagaaaaaaatgaggaaaaaggAATGATAAAAGAAGATTCGAAAGTACATCATATTTCGTAGGACCTCCGTAAGCAGGACGGTGAATTATAACACTGGAGAGCACACCAGTAGCAGCAAGAATACAAACTAGCCGAGGACCCTGAAAAAATGACGATATCTTACTAACGATATCCTGCAAATTACAACACATAACGTCTTAATGTACCATTAATAGAATAGACAATATGCCAAGTAAGAAACTATAATAGGAAATGACCAAgtaaattctctcaaatccaTCTAATATTACCTCGCCAGTGTGTACAGTGAATAGATGAGGGGTGAAATCTCCTCCTGCTGTTTCTGCAGCAAAGTCACCTGCATAAAAATCCAtatgaaataaacaaataaacctatttgataaaaatgtatATTACCAAAGCAATTATACCTAAATTGATAAGTAAACATCAAGATAAAATCAAACTCATCTCTGTCTACAAGTTATTTTTAGATGCAAAATAACTGGTTACtgtgaaataaaaattttactttgttttgTTAAACTCGTAAACTGTTAAGTGGTTTAAGTAGGTTCTGTTTTAAACTATCTAAAAGATAGTTTACTGGGATAAACCCAATTCTGCTGAACCAGTTTCTAAGAATTTATGGGCGATTAAATAATCAATGTGTTATTAGATTAAAGTTTTCTGATCAGATAGATGCAAGATATGGTCAGATAGAATGTTTGTCTAAAATCAACAAGACTCTGACAAGCACTCACTTGATCTCTAAATTTGTGTACATCTACAATTCACGCCAAAACTGTGACCCACTAGTAGAAATGGCAAAAGAAGTAGCCATTACTGCAATAATTGATAAAGATTCAAGGGACAAACTTTGCCCAGAGTCAGATGATTGCCAAGATCCATCTGAAAATCAATATGCTTCTTTTCTAGATTGGACAATCATTTATTGCCTGCTCATCATAAACAAAACAATGAtacaaaagcataaaaaatttcaattgagTCATAATGTCCCAGATCCTACGAGTCTAGCCTCTAAAATTGAACACTAATGAGAAAGCTAAAAGCCATTTTGCAACACCTTATGTTATAAGCCTTTAGTTATTGTTTAAGAAAAATGCTCATAAGCTTTATCTACTCTTGGTCCAGTCTTGCCGATTGTTGTTCcatcactttcttttttcactCTCATGAGGGTGTTTCATCCAGATAAGCTGcacattttccttctctctaTTAACCGGAATTGCATACTTCCCTTGAAAAGCTATGATATTAGTTTCCCACCAGAATCATTTATCTCAATTTCTGATCTGGATCAACCATATTCTTTCTGAGAAACTCACTTTAGAAATCAAAAAGTTTCTTAAGATTTATCCACTCTTGATTCAGTCTCAGCAACCACTGTtccaccactttttttttttttttgctctcatGAAGTCTCATTCAGTTGAGATTCAAATTTTCCTTTGCTCTTTAACTGGAATATGCATGCGTCACTGGAAAAGTCATGACATTAGTTTTCCTGCAAGATTTCTATTTAATTGTTTCCTCCAAACGTGCTATTTCTCTTCAAGACTAGCAATCCCTTTGAGCAGAGTAatttaaccaatttttttttcacctctTGCTGGAGATGAGCAATCTCAGAATCATTTTTCACAATTCCTGCTTTGGATCAATCATATTCAGCCTTATTCTGTCTCAGAAACTCAATTAGAACAGATTTCTTTCAAACAAAGGCACTTTGGCCTCTTTGAGTTGCTGCTTAGATGCTTCAAAAGCTAAAGAGGGTCTGCAAAAATTTAGACCTTACGAAGAGAAGCAAGTTGACTGGATGGAGAATCAGCTGAGGATGTCAATTTGGAGACAACATTTAAAGCATGTGATGAGGGTCTAGCAGATCCGAGAAATTAAGCTGAAGTTTTTCTTTGAATACAACCTCGGCAACCTCAATCTCATCAATTGAAGGAGAGATGGCACATGAGAAACTTGACTCGACTTTCAAAGCTAATTTTCAATTCAAGATCAGAATGAAGTTTTTCTATTTCTTCTGCTAATACCAAGTTTTGAGAATGTGCCTCACCAGGGCTAACCCCACCTAACCCCAAGGTTTGAAGAGCTGATGCCTAAAActcaatgaataaaaaaaatgaaagcaaaaaGTTAATTTGACGGAAGGAAACCTTGTTGAGAAGACCACAGCAGATCAGTGGATTGAGACAATTTGAT
Coding sequences:
- the LOC133878352 gene encoding DNA repair protein RAD5A-like yields the protein MLRRTKFSTDREGRPILVLPPADIQVIYCELTESEKDFYEALFKRSKVKFDQFVEQGRVLHNYASILELLLRLRQCCDHPFLVMSRGDTQEFSDLNKLAKRFLKGSHKPKKGKLKMSLHELIFKRSRKTCIKGKKESVRYVLKHSKMQY
- the LOC133878351 gene encoding AT-hook motif nuclear-localized protein 1-like, producing MGLEGAVKKRKGRPRKFEFDGDRVGLSSSMPESLPKRGPGRPRGSGRRQFLASMGDFAAETAGGDFTPHLFTVHTGEDIVSKISSFFQGPRLVCILAATGVLSSVIIHRPAYGGPTKYDGPFEILSLSGSYTFSETGGVHGRNGSLSILMSRPNGQVCGGGVASALIAGGPIELVVASFKQYISKELKRRHSAKSTAAASIPSASDLVRAPSHISKMTDGDDSGATPTSTFSEPVRGGAVGFFDLNQNMDPPPPRPLHQIPVKRPFPDINASLP